The region CGCCCGGGATTTGATCGCTGCCAACTTGCCCGTGTTGATTTTCAACCAGCGCAGCATTCAAGAAATCCTCGACGTCATCGTCGATCTCGGCAGCCTGGTGCATTGTCGCAAGGCGGCCCAGCAGATGGTTGCGCAGTACGTCTCGCATTTGGAAGCTGTACACGAACGAGCTGAGGCGCGCGCCGATCGGCCCCGGGTTTATTTCGAAGAGTGGGACGACCCGATGATCTGCGGGATTCGCTGGGTGAGTGAACTGATCGAAATTGCGGGAGGCAAGGACATCTTCAGCGAACGCGCCCAAGGCAAACTCGCCAAGGAGCGCTTTGTCGACGAAAAAGAGGTGCTTGCGGCGGACCCCGAGATCATGTTGGCCAGTTGGTGTGGCAAACCGTTGGATGTGGCATCGGTTCGCGCGCGCAAGACGATGGGAAGTATTTCGGCGCTGCAAACCCGCCGGTTGTTCGAAGTGCCACCCGAGATCATTTTGCAACCCGGTCCCGCCTGTTTGACCGACGGTCTCGATCGCCTGGAACAAATCATCTCCGGGGAGGTCGATCCTTGAAGGGTCGGGAGTCGACTGTTGACTAGCCGAAGAGAAAATTCGCGTTGAAATCATTTGGCACCATCGCGGTCGTGGGCACCTCGCTTGCGGGCCTGCGCGCCATCGAAGCTTTGCGGCGCGAAGGCTATCCGGGGCGAATCTGTGCGATCGGCGAAGAACCGTGCATGCCCTACGACCGTCCCCCACTCTCGAAGCAGTTTCTGAAGGGCGACTGGGATGCGGACAAGATCGTTCTGCACCACGAACTCGCCGACGACGAAGGAATTGAATGGATGCTCGCGCGTCGCGTGACCGCGCTCGATCCAGGGGCCAGGCGACTCGTGTTTGAAGCTGGAGACACCCTTGACTACGACGGGTTGATCATCGCGACGGGAGCTCGGGCGCGCAAATTCCCGAATGCCCCGGATCTCGAGGGCATCTTTGTTCTGCGCACCCTGGCCGACGCGGAAGCCTTGCGTCACGCCCTCGAATCTAAGCCTCGGGTCGCCGTGATCGGGGCCGGTTTCATTGGCATGGAAGTGGCGGCCAGTTGTCGCGAACGCGGTCTCGAAGTGACGGTGGTCGAATTTCTCGACACGCCACTCGTGCGGGGTCTGGGGTGCGTTCTCGGGGAACACGTAGCCGGTGTGTTTCGCGAGCGTGGAGTCGAAGTGCGATGCGGTGTCGGGGTCAAAGGTTTTGTGGGCAAAGAGCGGGTCGAGGCACTCGAGTTGGAGGACGGCACTCGCGTTGAAGCGGAGGTCGTGGTGGTGGGTATCGGAGCCACTCCTGCGACGGAGTGGCTCGAGGGGTCGGGGCTCGCCTTGGACAATGGAGTTTTGTGTGACGAGTTTTGCGCGGCCGCTGCTCCAGATGTTGTCGTGGCCGGAGACGTCGCGCGCTGGCGCGATCCCCGCACGGGGCTCGCGACCCGGGTCGAACACTGGACGAACGCCGTCGAGCAGAGCGTGCACGCAGCGCGGCGTCTACTCCTCGGAGAGGAAGTTGGGCCCTTTGAACATGTCCCCTATGTCTGGACGGATCAATTCGACTTGCGCATTCAGATCGCGGGCGAGGTGCGCGAGGGCGATAAAATGCGCGTGGGTCTCGGGAGCCTCGAAGCGGGGCGCTGCCTCGTGTTGTTCGGTCGCGAGGGCAAGCTCACCGGAGCTGTGGGCTTCAAGCGCGCGCGTCAAGTCAACGAATTTCGCGACCTGATCGGCCAGGGGATTGGCTGGGACGCCGCCGTAGCTAGATTGGACGGTTGAGGCCGCTAGATCTTCCGCCAATGAGTTTCGAGGATGCTAGCTGCCGCTTCTTCTTGGCGACTTACGCGCCCTTCGGCTTCGAGCTTGACGAGGTGTGCGGTCACGGACTGTCCCGCGGCGGGGAAGAGCGTTTCCGGATAGCCGACATAGATCGTGCGAACGATCTCGATCACCTTGCGTGTCTCTGCTCCGAGGGCGGCCAGGATTTGCACCTCCCGGGCGAGTCGATGCTCGATATATTCGCGGACCTTGGCCGGACCATTCTCGATGCAGGGACCGTGAGCGGGATAGATCCGCTTTAGCGGTTCGCTCTCCAGTCGCCCAAGGGATTCCATGTAGTCAGTGAGGCTGCCGCTCTCCGCCGGGATCACGGTGGTGCCGATCCCCAGGACGTTGTCGCCAGAAAACACGGCCGACTCTTCTTCGAGCACGAAGCATAGATGATCCGGGCAGTGTCCCGGTGTGTGAAGCCCGCGCAGGGTGGCACCTTCCGTCTTGATCACCGAGCCGTCGTCAATTGGCGTAATCTCGAACGGATAGAGCGCGTCGGTTTCGGGCCACGGGCGTTTGCTGACCTGCATGGTGCCAAAGCGCTTCAGGATGCTCTCGACGCCACCAATGTGATCCGGGTGACCGTGAGTGAGGACGATCTCCTGTAGGCCTTCGCATTCTGCACGCTCGAGCGCCTGCTCGAGAATGGGCAGATACGCTTCGCGACCGTCTCCCGTGTCGAGGAGGATCCGTTGTTTGCCCGTTCCGATGAGATAGGTGTTGGTTCCGGGACCCGTGAATGCGCTCGGGTTCTGACCCAGGGCAACCACGACTCGCTCCGACCAGACGTCGACGTCCGGCAGCGTGGAGCCCAGTAATATCGGGGGGGCATCGCTCATCGAAGCGTCCTCGCTGCCGCGTTGCACGCCATCACTCTTCTCCGGGTCGAAATTTAAGCGAGACGGAGTTTATGCAATAGCGCAAGCCCGTCGGGTCGGGACCGTCTGGGAACACGTGTCCCAGATGGGAATCGCATCGGCTGCAGGTGACTTCGACCCGGCGCATGCCGTGGCTGATGTCTTCGATTTCGGTGATGCACGCGTCGGAGTCGGGCTGCGAGAAACTCGGCCAGCCGGTTCCAGAGTCGAACTTGGCCTCCGATCCGAAGAGTTCTCCATCACAGCAGCGGCACAAGTATCTGCCGGCTGCCTTGTTGTCGACAAGCTCACCCGAAAATGCGGCCTCGGTTCCCTTCATGCGACACACGGCGAATTCTTCCCCGCTGAGTTCCTTGCGC is a window of Myxococcales bacterium DNA encoding:
- a CDS encoding cobalamin-binding protein: MLSYRQPNGPQRIVCLTEEPTEILYSLGQGDRVVGISAYTVRPPEAKREKPVVSAFVGGSVSKIAALRPDLVIGFSDIQADLARDLIAANLPVLIFNQRSIQEILDVIVDLGSLVHCRKAAQQMVAQYVSHLEAVHERAEARADRPRVYFEEWDDPMICGIRWVSELIEIAGGKDIFSERAQGKLAKERFVDEKEVLAADPEIMLASWCGKPLDVASVRARKTMGSISALQTRRLFEVPPEIILQPGPACLTDGLDRLEQIISGEVDP
- a CDS encoding FAD-dependent oxidoreductase, with translation MKSFGTIAVVGTSLAGLRAIEALRREGYPGRICAIGEEPCMPYDRPPLSKQFLKGDWDADKIVLHHELADDEGIEWMLARRVTALDPGARRLVFEAGDTLDYDGLIIATGARARKFPNAPDLEGIFVLRTLADAEALRHALESKPRVAVIGAGFIGMEVAASCRERGLEVTVVEFLDTPLVRGLGCVLGEHVAGVFRERGVEVRCGVGVKGFVGKERVEALELEDGTRVEAEVVVVGIGATPATEWLEGSGLALDNGVLCDEFCAAAAPDVVVAGDVARWRDPRTGLATRVEHWTNAVEQSVHAARRLLLGEEVGPFEHVPYVWTDQFDLRIQIAGEVREGDKMRVGLGSLEAGRCLVLFGREGKLTGAVGFKRARQVNEFRDLIGQGIGWDAAVARLDG
- a CDS encoding beta-lactamase-like protein 2, with translation MSDAPPILLGSTLPDVDVWSERVVVALGQNPSAFTGPGTNTYLIGTGKQRILLDTGDGREAYLPILEQALERAECEGLQEIVLTHGHPDHIGGVESILKRFGTMQVSKRPWPETDALYPFEITPIDDGSVIKTEGATLRGLHTPGHCPDHLCFVLEEESAVFSGDNVLGIGTTVIPAESGSLTDYMESLGRLESEPLKRIYPAHGPCIENGPAKVREYIEHRLAREVQILAALGAETRKVIEIVRTIYVGYPETLFPAAGQSVTAHLVKLEAEGRVSRQEEAAASILETHWRKI
- the msrB gene encoding peptide-methionine (R)-S-oxide reductase MsrB, which codes for MADKIERSDEEWRKELSGEEFAVCRMKGTEAAFSGELVDNKAAGRYLCRCCDGELFGSEAKFDSGTGWPSFSQPDSDACITEIEDISHGMRRVEVTCSRCDSHLGHVFPDGPDPTGLRYCINSVSLKFRPGEE